From the Paraflavitalea soli genome, the window TGCTGGCCAGGCAATAGAATGGCAGACAAGGGATGGCTATTGACTGCCTGGGGCACGATGGTAGAATTGACCTTAACGCTGCCTTCGATGAGGGTGGTCTTTTCTATCTCCTCATTCTCATAAGCATTTACATTAAAGGCGGTACCCAATGCCTGGATCTGCTGGTTCTTCGTTTGCACAATAAAGGGCCAGGTTTTATCATGGGCTACTTCTACATATACTTCACCGGTTATTTTTACTCTCCTCTCCTGCTTATTAAAGGCAATAGGATAGGTGATACTGCTGGCGGCATTCAACCATACTTTGGAACCATCGGGCAATACGAGTTGGAACTGCCTGCCCTTTGGGGTGGACATGGTATTGTAGGTCATTTCCTTTGGCTGTCCGGCAGCCTGATCAACACGGGGCTGGTAGATCACCTGGTTGTTGTGCAGGGAGATCTGTGCACCCTGCTGCTGGCCGATCACTCCATTGGCGGCACTGTCCAGCACGATCTGTTGTCCATCGGCCAGTGTCAATACAGCACCATCATGACCGGGTGGAATAGGGTCAATATTTTTGACTACTACACTATACGTTTTCTGTTGCTCCGGTTTCTTTTCGATCAATAACTTCCCTACCAACACGGAAGCTCCCAACAGGAGGATGGCTGCAGCGGCCCAACCCCAGCGAAAAGTGCGAACGGGGGTGTTGCCGGTAACGACGGGTTCGGCAGGCCACTGTTTAAGAATTTTATCGGCCAGTTGTTGTTTATCGGACAGGGTAAACGGCTCATCATCATCTTTGAGCTGATCCCAGATCTTTTCAATGATGGGCGCCAACTGTTCCTTGGTAGCACCGGCCTCCAATAATTGGATCAGCGCTGCCCTCTCCTGCGGCGTGGCTGTTCTATTGAACCACTTTATGTACAAATCCTCCAGCTTGGTATTGCCAGCCTGCATATAGAATAGGTTGTACATCGAGAGACAACGGAAAAAACAAAAAGGGGATATGGAAGGAAAATTATTTTTAGGGAAATCTTATTTAGAGCAGTCCAATGGGCGCTTTGGTAGATATGTATTTTTTTATGGATGCATTGGCGTACTGGAGGTATTTTTTGATGGCATCGCGCGATACGTGCATTTCGGTAGCAGCCTGTTCATATTTGAGGCCCCGCTTCCTGCAGAGGGTCCAGGCTTTCAATTGCTGGGGAGGCAGGAGT encodes:
- a CDS encoding FecR family protein: MQAGNTKLEDLYIKWFNRTATPQERAALIQLLEAGATKEQLAPIIEKIWDQLKDDDEPFTLSDKQQLADKILKQWPAEPVVTGNTPVRTFRWGWAAAAILLLGASVLVGKLLIEKKPEQQKTYSVVVKNIDPIPPGHDGAVLTLADGQQIVLDSAANGVIGQQQGAQISLHNNQVIYQPRVDQAAGQPKEMTYNTMSTPKGRQFQLVLPDGSKVWLNAASSITYPIAFNKQERRVKITGEVYVEVAHDKTWPFIVQTKNQQIQALGTAFNVNAYENEEIEKTTLIEGSVKVNSTIVPQAVNSHPLSAILLPGQQANIDNSKQLLSIANNQSEAAIAWKNGYFNLENIAFDKVMKQLERWYNIEVVYQSGVPDLRFVGGLSRNMTLDALIRALRVSEVHFKMEGDRRLIVYK